One genomic segment of Elgaria multicarinata webbii isolate HBS135686 ecotype San Diego chromosome 21, rElgMul1.1.pri, whole genome shotgun sequence includes these proteins:
- the MCL1 gene encoding induced myeloid leukemia cell differentiation protein Mcl-1 codes for MLNKKAMVLYCGGASSIAPASPPAGGGEVGISGGGGSAHRLAADAAPPTGPFFWAANGFPEGRRAGPLALLRPLEGAPCSRPAQPQTRPGALALPEGELDGCEPDADSLVVPSPTLSQGGEAAADEPDGGGGGLLLHHRHPNPNPRRLGGDDLRKATLELVGRYLREVADQGAKEDGGCAGKFLQGLMGRFGTTQGGGGGGGEEQRAAQALETLRRVGGGILDKHQMAFQGMLSKMEIKKEDDLKTMSEVASQVFSDGETNWGRIVTLISFGGYVAKHLKDINQESGINTLTDIITDVLVIDKREWLVNQNAWEGFVKFFHVEDIEGSIRNVLMTFAGVAGIGASLAYMIR; via the exons ATGTTGAACAAGAAGGCAATGGTGTTGTATTGTGGGGGCGCCTCTAGTATCGCCCCGGCCTCTCCGCCGGCTGGAGGCGGCGAGGTCGGaatcagcggcggcggcggctccgccCACCGCTTGGCCGCCGACGCGGCTCCGCCGACGGGCCCGTTCTTCTGGGCCGCCAACGGCTTCCCTGAGGGGCGCCGCGCGGGGCCCTTGGCGCTCCTGAGGCCCCTAGAGGGGGCGCCCTGCTCGCGCCCCGCGCAGCCGCAGACGCGCCCCGGCGCCCTCGCGCTGCCGGAGGGGGAGCTGGACGGCTGCGAGCCGGACGCCGACAGCCTGGTGGTGCCGTCGCCCACCCTCTCGCAGGGCGGCGAGGCCGCGGCGGACGAGcccgacggcggcggcggcggcctcctcCTGCACCACcgccaccccaaccccaacccccggCGGCTCGGAGGCGACGACCTGCGCAAAGCCACGCTGGAGCTGGTGGGCCGCTACCTGCGCGAGGTGGCCGACCAGGGCGCCAAGGAGGACGGGGGCTGCGCCGGCAAGTTCCTGCAAGGCCTCATGGGCCGCTTCGGGACCACCcagggcggcggcggaggaggaggagaagagcagCGCGCGGCCCAGGCGCTGGAGACGCTGCGCAGGGTGGGCGGCGGCATCCTCGACAAGCACCAGATGGCCTTCCAAG GAATGCTTTCAAAGATGGAAATCAAGAAAGAGGATGACCTGAAGACTATGTCAGAAGTTGCATCACAAGTTTTCAGCGACGGCGAAACAAACTGGGGGCGAATTGTGACGCTCATCTCTTTCGGTGGCTATGTTGCCAAACATCTGAAAGACATAAACCAGGAGAGTGGCATCAACACTTTGACAGACATCATCACTGATGTGCTGGTGATAGACAAACGAGAATGGCTAGTCAACCAAAATGCCTGG GAGGGGTTTGTTAAATTCTTCCATGTAGAGGACATAGAAGGCAGCATCAGAAACGTTCTGATGACTTTTGCAGGCGTTGCTGGAATAGGAGCAAGTTTGGCATACATGATCCGGTGA